GCCTTGTAAAAACTCTTGAACACATTTGAGTGTTTGTTCACCTGGGTATCGGAAGTAGACAAATTAGTGTCTATACGAATCTTTTCGTCACTGGTCTTTACCAGTGGAGTATATTCAGGTTCTTGATATCCTCCACGTTCTTTTGCTTCCTGGATCAACTGCTCAATTAGTCGCTGGTGACGTTGTTCAAGTGTTATTTCCCGCTTCTTACGGGATTCCTCATCTTGCTGACGTCTTATCTTGTCAACATCAATATATTCCAAGTACCAACCCTTGGGAGTACTTTctactttacatttacCGCTTCTTCCTAGGTACAGCACAAATTCTGAAAGTGTAACCCAGTATGTGGCGTTCATATGAACATGCTCTTTGTCGGAAATCAACTCTTGGTAAACAGTATTAgccaaaatttttgttttgcAGTATCTAAGCAAACATGATGGATTCAGAATAATAACAAACCTCGTACGCATGAGCTTCATGAACTCATTTTCAAACGTTTTAGAAAATCTGTCCAAGAAACGCCCAGAATTTTGGCAAAATACTTGCATCTGCCTCTGATGTCCCTCTGACAAACGATGGCACTGTATATGGTCGTATATTCAGATATTAAGATATAAAAACTCACTTTGAACCCATTTTCATCTCTACATTGCTTTTCACACATCTGGCAGTACCATTTTAGCTTTTGAAGTCCCTTGGACTTCATTTTATTGGCCAACCATTTGTGGCTTCCAACGTCAGCTTTCGGCATTTTTGCGGTTTAACTGTATGTGAATCTACTACATATCCCAAGGTATTGCCGTGATTTGTGCGTAGGAACAACAAAGTTTAGAGGAGAAATGTAAATGAGCGATTTATTCATACAGGAAACACCATAAGAGTGCGGTTGGCAGTTTATTCCTTCTCAATTAGAcatgaaaatatttgtatGTGTTTGTTAATATTCATAATTGTCTAGGGATTTAAGACCGTAAACCCTATTCCTATCTTACTAGGCACCTGTAGAAGCAGATTATGTCCAAATCACGAGTTTAAAATGGGTTTAACACAGGAATCACGAAAATTTTACACTTATTCTGGCATAATCTGATAATATTATCATACACATGGCCACACATGTGTTAAAAAATGGCCAAAGAGCATCTAGTATAGCAAAGTTCTACCTCAATAAAAGGGTGGATGTTGTACTGAGGGTAAAAGCACTAGCGAAAAGACTTCGTATATGTTCTAAACTACATAATGAGGTTAATTATGGATATGGTAAGAACATAGAATTGAGTCGCAAAaaggtatttttatatggatgatgTATATAACAAGTGTAGTTGGAAAATGATCCTGTCGATTACATCAAGGTTTCATCGATTATTCTGGAAGAGCTAATTGTAAAAAGCAGTTTTTTATCTAGCTCAGACTGTATCGTTATTTTTGGTTTACTATCCAGAATAAAATCTCCTCTACTCCGCATCGGATCAGGGGTAATTAATCAAGAAGAAAACACTCCCGGAGACAGTATAACTACTACTTCTTCTAAAGAGTcagatgaagaaatatcaaaagtTATATGGAAAACCCaaattgtatttttaaagttgATTATGGGTTTTGAGAAGAAACAATCATTAACAAATAAAGAAAGATACTACTTCATATGCTCATTATCCAGGGAATGCTCGATTATAAACTGTGACACATGGTTCCAactctttaaaaatgtgaGAGAAGTCTTAATAACAAAGGGATCAGATTCTGTGTTCAGGTATAAACCTTATGAAATAGCTAATCTTATTCTAGTCTATGCACAAATTTCTAGATGGGCTaaaaagaggtttgttgTCTATATATACCCATATAACTGTAAAAACAGACAAAATAATTCTGGTAAACACGACTCTAAATCAAAGCCAGACGAATCGTCCGAGTTACAAGAGGTCAATTCCGATATATCCAAACATATGCTTAAAGcaaatgaaaatgatgatcCATTTAATCTAAATTTTATTAGTTTAGGAATCTCAAAGTTACTTCCAAATTTAGgagaaataaaaaatgacaaaattataaaacTTTTGTATTTATTGACATCTAAAGGAATGTACAATAGCGTTTTTTTCCAGAGTGCATACATACACTTAGCCTCTAGTGGAACTCTAGAAAATATGAAAGTTTCAGATCTGATGACGATTTTCAAGATCTACAGCAGAGTTTGTATATCCAAACTATTAGGATCAACCGAGATGTTTCACTATACCTTTTCGATACCATATCTGGATACATTATCTAGTGAGAATATTAAAATGCTTAATTTGTCCATTCCAGAAATTCCCGATCTAAAGAATACCTTTTTgaagaactccaaaagtTTAATATCTACGGGAAACACAGAAGAGCTCGATATAGCATTGGAAATTACGGAATCATTATGTCTCATCACCCTAAATATATTAATTGAGCATATACTAAAAATCTCAAAGAAAGAGATACGTAGCGTAATGAAAGATTTTTCTCTAGATGGAATTACAGAGCTATATGATGAAGGTTGGAAATGGATTgatattataaaaatatctaaaaGATATTCGGATTTAGGAGATACAAATTCTGCCGCAGAATCCGATTATACAGATCATCAACTAGAATCTCTCATACGAAACATGTCTCATTTGGCCTTCTTGACCAAGGCCCTCTCACAAAGTTTAGCCCTGTGCTCTTATAAATACGGTCGTTGCCTCAAAAGAATTCGTTTTTTCCATGAAAAACTAAGAACATTGTTGATTATAATGACAAAAGGTTCAAAAGATATCAGTGAGAACCGGCCCACTCTAGAAGATGCAATTATAAAACTTATAGACACTACTTAAATGTCAGTACAAACATAGAATGCAATCTAGCTTTTGAAATTAAATAATATTCGCAACGAAAAGTTTTAGTTTTCTTAGATCGGAATCGCAAAATGCTTAATATTCGATCCTACCCGTTTAAAATGGCAAATCAGACAATCCTGGATAACCATGTAAATCTTAAATATAAATTACATTCGAGTTGCCAATGTCTACCaattgcaaaatttttcACAGCAGCTAGCATTTAAGATCTCCCGCAGGGATCCTCTAATATGATTTTTCTCTATTTATACAAGTATTTAAAATACCTTACAAACAAATTGTAACTATGTTTAACTTTACGAAACgttccaaaaatatactgTATCTAGGGTGCATTGATCTTCACTCAGAGGAGATTTGGATTCAATATCCAGATGAACTTCCGAGGGGCACAACTAATACTGTAAGTTCTTGCCTTATTATTTATGCATACACGCTAATTCAATTGTCATAATATTACAGATTTCAAACATTCTAGAAACTGTCATAGATTCGCTCAAGCAGAGAAGAGAACCAAGTACGTAAATTTTGTCcatataaaaatgtatagtCAGAGTATGCGAGAAGACTACAATTAACGATACATCCGTCTTTGTATCTACTGAAgagaatctggaaaatgCATATATACTGATTACTCTTGGGACTGAATATCCCACCAGATTTGCACAAAGCTTGTTAACTGTACgtaatataaaatattatCAATAGGTTCTATTTTAGGAGTTCATAAGGAAAatagaagaagaaaaggcAGAAGTAGGAAATGAGGGCCTTGATGATACCTCACATGATGaattcatatttttcatgAGGGAACTATGCACCAGATATGACGACGTAGTAAAAGAGGATCCCGCAACATTGGTATGCGTATTAGAACTTAGTCTAAACTAAATGCACAGATGAAATTCAAAATTGGTAATGctatggaaaatgtggGTGAAGGGATCATGCAAATCATGGATAACTGTGTCAACATAGAAATCCTAGAAGAAAAGTCTCAAATGCTCAACAAACAGGCTGCAGTGGTAAGTTATCCGcatattttacaatgaTGATCAGTTTCAACATGAGGCAAAAGCTCTAAACAACTTTTACAAGCGAGAACGAATAATTGTTAGATAAAGTTGTATATCAAACACGTATATAGGCCATTATTGGAATATCAATTATTGCAATTGCACTCATAATCTACCTTATAGTAATGATAGCAACCAGAAAAAAATCTTGATAAACCAAAGACTTTCAATGCGATACTAGTGAATTCTTTGATTCTTCTCCGGATCGCCTGGGCAAAAGTCATAATCGCACTAATTAAACTTACTCAAATAGCGTTTTATACTCCGGAGGGATTTCGGAATCAGTCTCAAAAAATATGTACGATAAAGTGATTTTTTCCACACCATCTAAGGATTTAGTGTAGGCGTCAGAGAATAATTGTCCATGCAGAAAAGATAAACGAACCTAATCGATGATCCTCCAAAATCTTTGGATccaaaaagaagagtaCGGGCAAATCAACTTCCTCACCCGGATTCAACATTTGCTCGTCAAAGCAAAAACACTGAATTTTATTGAAATAAAGCCCAGCTTCGTCCGGAAGAACACGATATGCAGCAATTCCTGTTttgaaatttatatttaagAAACGAAACAAACCAATAATTGGCACTTTTTGTAGGTTCTTTGCCGTATAAAAGACTAATGTAGTTTCTCCTGGCCTTACAAAAACTTTTTTTTGTGCAGGTGTAAATTCCCAGCCAACATGCGAGTAAGTTACAAAGTCAATTTCGAACTTTTTAATGCTTAAGTCTGGATATAATTCATTTAAAATGACTGTGTGTTACCTTCAGGTGGAGGAGAGTATGTCTTTACTCTTTTCGCATATCCAAAGTAGCCATACTGCTGGCAAAAGTAGTCGTATAGCGGTACTATGGCAAACGCCACAGCAATAACAAAGAAAGGTAAGGACAATAAACCATAGTATACGCTATCATTGGCTTTTGATTCCGAAAATGTGTTGTCTCGTGCAAATTTGTTCCTTATATGGAGAATTGTACCATGCTTAACTCTATTTCCATGTGTTCTAGCGTCCTTATCACCAAAAAACTTTCCATCGGTCTGCGATTTCCCAGAGTAGTAGCGCACAAGCGGCCCTTTTGAAGATATAAACAATAACTGgtcaaaatttgtaaaacGTGAAGTAAACGGAACAGTATCTCTTTTTTTCAAGATATAATGTGTAAAATTATGTGTAAATCTTAAAATTCTAGTTGTACATCCGAACATTTGCGATAAACATGTTTTAATCCCATGGCAAACTACACATCAGGTGTGCCTTCCAAGGTTATGGTTCCAATGATACCTGCAATACAGGAACCAGTAGTTTTAGTCAAAGGTACGGTTTAACGTCTGAATCTCCAAAGTAATGCGGAACAAGCTCTTGGAGGTACCTAAAGAGAGGCGTATAATGAATAACCAGCTCACTTACTCTGGTTTTATACTCGTAACATCCTGCATAAATACCTTTCCCTCTACTTCATCTGTCTATATGTGACATGTATAGGTGCATCTAGGACAAACCTCGTTAAATACTATCCAGTCTGGCTGATCATTTGTCACAAAGGAAGAGGGATCAATGTAGAGTTGTGTGTACATGCTCTTATTCATGCTGTAAATTTGTATGGATAGTTTACAAACTGAAAGAGACGGAAGATTAAGAAACATACTCTCTAATAAGAACGTAAGGCTGAGGTTCATCTGGAATAATTGGAtttccatcctcatcaaCCAGATTCGATTTTACCTCAGTCCGGCGCACAACTTGTCTAGAATTCCAAATGTTTTTAACAAATTGTTCCTTGCACGCAACATTTAGGAAAAACGCCGAAAATATGGTCTTTACAACGAGATCGACATTTTCTCCGCAACTAGCCTAAACAAGTATAAATTAGGAAATCAGCATACCGTCTGTAACTGATATCGGTCAAACACTGATCTTGCAGTTGAAAGTGCCTTTTGAGCAATTCTAATACCTTTTTTGTCAATCATATGCCTAAATATGTAATTAAAATAGCCAATGCCAAGTACCTAGATAACCATgtttcatcttcatccttatAGTATAGAGAAAGCTGGAATAAGTTAAAGTAAGATATAAGATCTCCCTCACTCGCCGCAAAGCTTAATCTTGCAGCATCCAACTTTTCCGTATGGAACTGCGATTTATTATGGACATTTTTCCatatatattctttagCTTGTAGCATTGCGTATATTATCAGTGCCTCCTCTGAACATCCCCTCTCTACGCTCTGATAAACAAATGATGCCAAATATGGGCTGCAAGATAGTTCTACCATAACATTGCCAGCAGGATATATTAGTTCGCCGTCGGAATAAATAGCCTTTAAGAGATACAAAATAGTTAGTGCATATTCTAATGCGTCCACAGAAGGCTTTGTAATAAACTCAAAGTCAGATAAACGACCAACTCCAAGAGATTTTATCAATAGTACCATCATAGTCAAATCTCTTGTGCTTATTTCTGGTGTTACTGCATCAGAAATTACCTCATCATTGCTAAAAGCCTTTTCAGTCAATAATCTAAAACACTTTCCGTTCATACCCTTGATCAAACTACTCCTCCTCTTTATCTCCTCTCTAGTGGAGTTCATTATAGACGTCTTTGAACACAAGTTTGTATAGTCAAATGTAATTCTCTTTGACAGACATGTGTCTATAAGATATGAAACATCACCCATATTAAATTTGAAGTCTAAAACATTCGTACAAATGTATATATTTCTTTTATTTACATCAACCGATAGTTTTTGAATTGAAACATCTGAATCATATGCAATGAAAGGTAAAAACTCACCATTGTGCATTGGTATAATATTTATAGGTGATTTAGAAACCAAAGCTGGCCTCTTTGTAAAATCCTGTAATTCTGCAGTTATCAATTCCAAATCTGAGAGTGATGGAACGAAAATCAATATATTTCccaatttttcattcttaCAGATGTCCCATACTATACATCATGAATTGTGTATATTACGACAAACCTGTTGAAATAATGGCATCCAAATAGTTTGAAGCAGGATGCGAAAGGTAATGAATTTGATAGGAAGGATGATTGCTAATCATATTAACATGATATACATCACCCAAAGTTATCTCTTTCGATGTCTCTGTTTTGACCCTCTTGAAATACTTTAGCATATGCTTTACACTAGCTGACTGGAGGAATAATACTACCCTCAAACGAGACCGTATACTCAAAATTCTCTTCAACAATCCGATGGCTAAATCCACATTAAGAAGTCTATCCTGCACATTTGCGATCATAATAACCCCAAAATCAGACAAGAGAGGATCTACGAGAATCTTCCTCAGTAGAACTTCGTCGGTAGTATACACTATATCGGCAGTTTTGTCATGCTCAGAGTCAAATCCAAGTATATTCGTGACTGTGTATCATCTATAAGGCTGCACATAGTACTCACCTCTCGTTTTTGAGTTCAAAAGGGTAGAGCATGAGTCACTATTCGAGATTGCCTCCACCTTTCTCGTGCAAACTACACAAATCTGTGCTGGATTAGCCTTGCATATCCCTCTTCTAGTAAATCTGGACTTGTATAGGTAGTATGGGACATATGTAGACATATAAGAATCTGGATAACCAGAAATCAGCACTGTATTGTGCGTTTCCACAGCATTTACGATTTCATTGCGATACTTTGATATTAAACTATccattttacattttaatatGGAACACAATTATGCAGATAGTACCTATGAAGGATAATATCAAGTGATGCTGTGTGGAAGGTTCGATCTTACACCTTCTATCAAATGTGTATAGTTAAAGAACAAGTTAAAATGCGATGTGTTAAGTTCAATCAATTTAAGATGAACCGGCGGTCTGAGCAGATCTCATCATAGCCAATTTCTGGTCGAGATGCGAATAGTAAAGATTTATTTGCTTGCTTTTCCCCGAAATCATACCCTGTaatttacacatttgctCATCGATAGTTCTAATACGCCTACAATAGAATGTATGCCGGTCAAAAGCCATTTGATGGATCCATACGACTCAACAAACCTTTCATAGTACTCATTTGCGTGTTTTATCGCCATTTCTACATAGTAGCCCGTTCCAATAGACACAAGCACCTTGTCAGGATTGTTCAATTTGCCTAATAGTCAAATGGTATATTAAAAGGCGATACCTGGAACGTAAACCAAAGACGTTAGAGGCACCTGTATGTTCTCATTTCTCTTGTCCAATTCAACCAGTGCTCTCTTTGACTCCTGGAATCTCTCCAAAGCAATAGTCAATGCACTTGATAAACCTTGCAGCTGGGATGTCTCCTGTAGATAAACACATAATCATAATTACAGAAAAAATTGTCCAGAGTATAAATATGGACAGTAAATGAAGTCTAACCTCCTCTAACTTCAAAATGAGCATATTGAGCTCCTGAATGGTCAAGTTACTTATTCTAGAAGTAGACAAATCCGCGGTAATCTGGACGTCATTCTCATTCGAAGCCGTCATTGTGTACAAATGTGTGAAATATATAGAGTATGTTACACTTGTTTCTTCTGAAACTAAGAAATTGCGAAAACAACAGCCCCATGGGTACCAACGTTACTACGAAAGACAGATAGGCCAAAGTAGTGTACAAACAATGTTAACATAAATTACAAAACATAGGACCAGCGACCTAGTACACGTAATTGGCCTCAAAAAGGGACTTGGAACTAGAAGATCCCGTATCGTGATGTTTAAGTGACCCAGTAGAAGCAAGAGAGTTATCCTTTGCAAGCTTCAACAAAACAGCCTGAGCATCCTTG
This region of Theileria equi strain WA chromosome 1, complete sequence genomic DNA includes:
- a CDS encoding hypothetical protein (encoded by transcript BEWA_033670A), whose protein sequence is MPKADVGSHKWLANKMKSKGLQKLKWYCQMCEKQCRDENGFKCHRLSEGHQRQMQVFCQNSGRFLDRFSKTFENEFMKLMRTRYCKTKILANTVYQELISDKEHVHMNATYWVTLSEFVLYLGRSGKCKVESTPKGWYLEYIDVDKIRRQQDEESRKKREITLEQRHQRLIEQLIQEAKERGGYQEPEYTPLVKTSDEKIRIDTNLSTSDTQVNKHSNVFKSFYKASKLSQSDKEIRSDLNSSENGKKRKSALESIIEATRSKRAKQLDPAPSNEEHASCESENPDKGWLCEGILVKIILKSHPSYKKKCKVLKVSYGYVFLQTEILLNRKIGILENPDDLTKFEIEDKYIETVIPPVNSPVKMLRGEHKGAIGILKSTKPAELVASISIKGKHFDNISYDDFSQYIY
- a CDS encoding hypothetical protein (encoded by transcript BEWA_033680A) produces the protein MATHVLKNGQRASSIAKFYLNKRVDVVLRVKALAKRLRICSKLHNEVNYGYGKNIELSRKKLENDPVDYIKVSSIILEELIVKSSFLSSSDCIVIFGLLSRIKSPLLRIGSGVINQEENTPGDSITTTSSKESDEEISKVIWKTQIVFLKLIMGFEKKQSLTNKERYYFICSLSRECSIINCDTWFQLFKNVREVLITKGSDSVFRYKPYEIANLILVYAQISRWAKKRQNNSGKHDSKSKPDESSELQEVNSDISKHMLKANENDDPFNLNFISLGISKLLPNLGEIKNDKIIKLLYLLTSKGMYNSVFFQSAYIHLASSGTLENMKVSDLMTIFKIYSRVCISKLLGSTEMFHYTFSIPYLDTLSSENIKMLNLSIPEIPDLKNTFLKNSKSLISTGNTEELDIALEITESLCLITLNILIEHILKISKKEIRSVMKDFSLDGITELYDEGWKWIDIIKISKRYSDLGDTNSAAESDYTDHQLESLIRNMSHLAFLTKALSQSLALCSYKYGRCLKRIRFFHEKLRTLLIIMTKGSKDISENRPTLEDAIIKLIDTT
- a CDS encoding hypothetical protein (encoded by transcript BEWA_033690A), with the protein product MKFKIGNAMENVGEGIMQIMDNCVNIEILEEKSQMLNKQAAVFQHEAKALNNFYKRERIIVR
- a CDS encoding cytochrome C oxidase assembly protein cox11, putative (encoded by transcript BEWA_033700A), with product MFGCTTRILRFTHNFTHYILKKRDTVPFTSRFTNFDQLLFISSKGPLVRYYSGKSQTDGKFFGDKDARTHGNRVKHGTILHIRNKFARDNTFSESKANDSVYYGLLSLPFFVIAVAFAIVPLYDYFCQQYGYFGYAKRVKTYSPPPEDLSIKKFEIDFVTYSHVGWEFTPAQKKVFVRPGETTLVFYTAKNLQKVPIIGIAAYRVLPDEAGLYFNKIQCFCFDEQMLNPGEEVDLPVLFFLDPKILEDHRLDGVEKITLSYIFFETDSEIPPEYKTLFERSGEESKNSLVSH
- a CDS encoding Helicase associated domain HA2 containing protein (encoded by transcript BEWA_033710A), with the translated sequence MDSLISKYRNEIVNAVETHNTVLISGYPDSYMSTYVPYYLYKSRFTRRGICKANPAQICVVCTRKVEAISNSDSCSTLLNSKTRVTNILGFDSEHDKTADIVYTTDEVLLRKILVDPLLSDFGVIMIANVQDRLLNVDLAIGLLKRILSIRSRLRVVLFLQSASVKHMLKYFKRVKTETSKEITLGDVYHVNMISNHPSYQIHYLSHPASNYLDAIISTVWDICKNEKLGNILIFVPSLSDLELITAELQDFTKRPALVSKSPINIIPMHNGEFLPFIAYDSDVSIQKLSVDVNKRNIYICTNVLDFKFNMGDVSYLIDTCLSKRITFDYTNLCSKTSIMNSTREEIKRRSSLIKGMNGKCFRLLTEKAFSNDEVISDAVTPEISTRDLTMMVLLIKSLGVGRLSDFEFITKPSVDALEYALTILYLLKAIYSDGELIYPAGNVMVELSCSPYLASFVYQSVERGCSEEALIIYAMLQAKEYIWKNVHNKSQFHTEKLDAARLSFAASEGDLISYFNLFQLSLYYKDEDETWLSRHMIDKKGIRIAQKALSTARSVFDRYQLQTASCGENVDLVVKTIFSAFFLNVACKEQFVKNIWNSRQVVRRTEVKSNLVDEDGNPIIPDEPQPYVLIRDMNKSMYTQLYIDPSSFVTNDQPDWIVFNEVYEVEGKVFMQDVTSIKPEYLQELVPHYFGDSDVKPYL
- a CDS encoding prefoldin alpha subunit, putative (encoded by transcript BEWA_033720A); translated protein: MTASNENDVQITADLSTSRISNLTIQELNMLILKLEEETSQLQGLSSALTIALERFQESKRALVELDKRNENIQVPLTSLVYVPGKLNNPDKVLVSIGTGYYVEMAIKHANEYYERRIRTIDEQMCKLQGMISGKSKQINLYYSHLDQKLAMMRSAQTAGSS